GAGTACAATAGCTacaaaaatgtaggtacctactttattaaGACTGTTTGAACTTAAGATCTTCGCGATCGCGATAAAGaaattcttctttttttttatatactgcgtcggtggcaaacaggcatacggcctgcctgatgttaagcagtctccgtagcctatgtacacctgcaactccagaggagttacatgcgcgttgccgaccctaaccccacccccctcgttgagctctggcaaccttactcaccggcaggaacacaacactatgagtagggtcaagtgttatttggctgcggttttctgtaaggtggaggtacttccccagttgggctctgctctagatctggaatgacatctgctgtgctgtgccctaccacacaaggcgagatgacattcacattgccgatacctctcttttggacgtagtttaaggacatacccgggtccaataccGCGATGACTTCCAAAAAGAAATATCTCAGAACTTACTTTTTTTGGGTTCTTCCCACTAAGAATCATAATCAACACTTTTGATCCCAACAATAAAGCGAAACAGGATTATTCCAGAAACCACAACTAACATTTCAGTATCTCAATTCCAGGTACGAAACCGGCAACCATATCCAAGCCGAAGAGTCCGGTTTCCTGAAGTCCGTCGGCGAGGACCAGAACGCGCTGGTCCAGCACGGCTCCTACAGCTACACCGCCCCCAACGGAGAGGTCATCACGGTCGAGTACACCGCTGACGAATTCGGCTTCAGGGTCAAGGGAGACCACATCCCCACCCCGCCCCCGGTGTCCCCTGAGATCCAGAAGGGATTGGACCTCATCTACGCCGGAATCAAGGCTAATGCGGTTAGTATTGAAAATATGACTTTGGACCTCGTTTTTTATAACTTGCTTGAATAGAGGCCCAGGGCGGACACCCGACGCAGTAGACCACCACAGTGCTGGGTGGATGACATCCGATGACACGGAGGTAGGTACTAGATGAATCGGGCACAAGATCGACAGGAGTGGAAGAAGAGGCCTACATTGGATAACcaaatgataatgatgatgatgaagctgACTTGCAAAGTGTGTGACTTTATTACAGGAGGTTCGAACTCTTATTCGAATCATTTAATTTCTCGGCACTTATATACGAAGTTTAGGAGATAAATACTGTCAGAAAACCGTATAAATTCCAACAACTTTTAGAATGGGTTTGGCAACtctcaaaggtttgcatagatggtgCCATCATAGCTTTGCCCCGGCTCCTAGTTTTGTTTTACGAGATTTGGCCTTTAAAGGCATCcagagcattaaaaaaaaacaacaatttgACACAAGgtattgacagggcaagctatgctGACGCCTTgtgtaaaatacttcgaccCCCCattcgatgttttttttttcttcttctgaAAAAGACTCTTTCTTAAATTATAAGctcgatttaattttatttattcacgtTTCAATACTTGATTCGGTAAAGTTGTTTTAATGTATGGGGAAGACAAACAAATTACATccaaatagccgggtccacacaggaGGAAATGGAATGAGGTGTGGACCCGGCTCATTACAAACAAATGTAGTATGATCTTTAGGTATGGTATTTTACGCACACTAGCGTCCCCTCCCCTCCCCCTGACACAACCCCCGCCCCATTTCGCATGAAATATGTGtgaatataatttgttaaaaaaaaacataatttgaccgAATCAATtgtgtattttgtaaattaGTTGGATAAATCTTATGTCATCGTATCgtcttaaaaatatgtatatactttaaatTTGCATTTATATTGTTTTCCAGGAGCGTGACGCGATAGAGGCCAAGAACAACCCTGAGGCCGCCAGACAACAGCAAGATAGGGCAGCCCTTGACTACAAGGGACAATACTACCAACAATAAACTCTAGTGTAAGGACTTAAGGACTAACCGTACCTGTGAAGTGAGGGGCTATGACGTCAGACACTACGCAACTTAAAACCTAGATACTCattatgtttaataaataaaatagttaccgATCTTTACGGTAGTTTAAAATAATGTCGTAAATATCCGGCAATGGTCCAATTTTTGACTGATTGATAAGCCACTGCCATGATTGAAATGCAAATCCGACCATGCCATAATTTTGATGTTATGTTCACTATGTTAGTGCATAAAAAagcaaattaatcaaattaagttTTGGTTTTAGCTTTAATTTAACAGTATTGTTTGTACGAACgttaatttacatattttgtcAATACTTACGATTTGGgtaataaatacgagtatgtagcaAGTTGTTAATCAATTAAATGGTTTATAAGATTTTCTGACATAATTATACTTATTGCCTTTTTAAacagtcaaattgtgtaaatgCAAATATCTTCTGAGAATGAAAGTATTTAAAACACTAATGTCGTAAGTGTCAAGGGTCTgcaagaattaaaaaatattccaaTAATTCGAttttagaatataaatatttatcgcAAACCCTTTAATGTCGTTATACCTCTGTGTCTCCGTAGTCAGCCGAGCCATTGCATATCCTGTATGACATTGTGATAACATGAGAAATTCATTGTATAATTATTCTTACTTTTGTAAATAcgtttcttatttttatattttaataaaaatgttaaaacattttatttggttttaattCGGAAGTAGGAGCATTTTCTACAAAAAGTATGTGCCTCctgcatacaaatatgtatgcaagggtgctaagctaatagttttgctgactggaCGTATCAGTGAGTACACTTACGTCTTTTGTGTGGGAAGTcatgtacagttagcatcaaatgTATAGTGATGGCCAAAGTGGTCAATTATCGTGACATACCAACCCTTATTTATATGGCAATAAAGGTGTGTTTCCATATACATTCAGCTGCAGTGATAGGTTGACCTCCCTGCATGGACGTTTTTATGCAGTGTGcgtctctgcagctgactataaatatgtatatgtattttcaaTTTAACCGTCATTATCTAGTTATTTCATGTTGACTGTGCAGTTTAACTCCCTTACtgataaaactttacgggcctaatttagttaaattattttttatccctttcttaaaaagacataagtcaaaatgacagattaagacaaacgattcTTCTTCGaactaattcaggccagtaacgcgtttatgaataatgaCATAAATGTGTACCTGTATTTGTGTGACATCTTTTCATCAAAAATCTTTATTAAATTTCTGGGTCTATGCAAATAAAGCAAAAGCTATATAATTAGTTACATTCAActttaaattttacaataaaacttCACACATAATCGTTAAAACTAGCAAGGCGACgcaatataaacaaaattacgTATAAATTGTGGTTATTAACGACAATCATATACATTTGCATATACGTAGTTACGAATGAACCTATACAATTTATAGCCAAACTTAGAGGGTAGACCTTGTAtttgcacatttgtaaaattaccAGAGATATAATGTAAAAACAGAGTTTAAGAGTAGGTGTTACAAAAATGACGTGACAAATTATGGCCAAATTAGGGCGCTGCGAcaactattagttattctgtggcTGCGAGTGTGCAACGATATCGCCGCGAGGGCGCAACGATTTCGCTGCgtactggccgcgtagccaacgttacaatcgttcacgctccgtagcatatcgtagctatctctctctatcactcttccatattagtgcgactgtgacagttgcgtttcgttcgccacggagcgtgaacgttggctacgcggcatGATATACTGGGATGGGAGCGAAATCGTTGCGTGCTCGCGGCGATATCGTTGCGCACTCGCGGCGAACACGTTACGCGCT
This portion of the Cydia pomonella isolate Wapato2018A chromosome 7, ilCydPomo1, whole genome shotgun sequence genome encodes:
- the LOC133520072 gene encoding cuticle protein 3-like, whose product is MKLLITLCAVASLAVALPQRRAPSKPDQPQAFDDQQTAEQNYNNYPQDYRQQQQQQPQEFRQAKQIDDFRPKVQLETTTFIPIIRFDKEQGTDGSYKTAYETGNHIQAEESGFLKSVGEDQNALVQHGSYSYTAPNGEVITVEYTADEFGFRVKGDHIPTPPPVSPEIQKGLDLIYAGIKANAERDAIEAKNNPEAARQQQDRAALDYKGQYYQQ